The genomic interval GGCTTGTTGATGAGGTCCAACAGAGTCGGGTAATGAGTAATCATCAAAATAGAATTCTTGGGAGTCATGAGGCCAAGAAGTGCTTTCGCAACATCTTGAAGAGCATCAACATCTAACCCAGAATCAATTTCATCTAAAATAGCCAAATCAGCCTCCAGTACCTGAGATGACATGGCAAATATGATACCAATAACACTTTCAGCATCAATAGCAAAATTGGAGTAGAAAAAATACAGATACATGTGTAAAACAGATACCATCCTAAATTCTCCCAATTTGTTATGAACCTATAAGCATCAGTTTGCTAAAGGCACGGAAGTATGGTTTCTGTGCACTTACCCAAAGGCCCCATATAGCATAAAAAGCTTtatgaatgaaaacacaaaaaataaaaaaaattaaataaatcacagCTGAAAACTTGAACTTTGGAGCCATACAGGAAAGTGGCTCACCTAGTTAGAATGGTTAAAAACATGCTTCTGTGTGCAAATAGAAAGTATATCGCAGCTTTTGAAAACAACAGGACAATTGCCAGAAGTAGAGCAAAAATCAAAGTGGCTCATTATCGACACAAATTATATGACCAACATTTATATTAATGATGAGActgaatttttaaatgttagATGAAGATGAAGGGACTAATTGTATTTAAGGCCAATTTTCTTGAGATAAGCAGATTTTCAATAATAGTCAACCACAATCAACACTACCACTAcggtttctaaataaaaaaagtagacaCTTTGGCCATGCAGATTCAAAGCAAAGAGTATCACATGGCAGCATGTATCACAGTGAAGTTGATTGTCCAATAATGACACCCTTCCTATCACTCATACTTTACATGTCCCTAGCTCGATTTAACCTCTGCCACCCAAACCACCTTTATCTTCTATTCGAACATATCTTTTTGGTATTTGACTCCTACTCTACTCAATTATTCCAGCACCAAACGGTGATGCCCAAAGTCTAGACTTGCTATCTATGTCTCAACAGGACGCAGAAAAAATGGACTAAATGGGGAAAATGATAAAATAcagaagaacaaaataaaataaaaaaaaggcagTATACGGATTAGAATTGATGTAAGAGAAAAATGGCAAGATAAGTTTGATCACAAAATGCTCAGCTGCCTCCAAAGAGCACAGGTGATTGGCTTAATTGCACATCCAACCACTAGCAAAATCATCAGGGAAtccacaataaaaagtataccTGCTATTCTACATAATGACCTTATAGCAAGAAAATTATCTAAAGAGTTGAAAGTAAGCTAGAAGAGTTTGATGGCATAAATTATTAGTAGGGAAGAACCTTGTGGCAGAAATAAGAAGTACTATATTAGTGATGACTGAGTCAGAATTAATGAGAAAGCAAAGGCGCAAAATATGCATATTAAACAAATCAAGTGGATTCAATATTCATATTATAGAAGTTACAGATGAACACAAAACCACAAGAGAAATAAAAGCATCATATACATGATAGACATGAAATCATACCGCAAGTTGCAGAATTTCATTTCGCTTCTTTTCACCTCCACTGAATCCTTCATTTACATTCCTATCTAAGAACCTTGGATCCATCTTCACAGCTTCGAGCTTGGGgagtaaaaaatgaaagaactgcaaaagagaaaaaaagggtaTAAAAAAGGTATAAACTTTGTGTTTGCAAACATAGATAGGCATATACAagcttttgaaatattttaatagtTCTTTTTTGAGCACATAGGATGTGATTTGATGTAGGGTATAAGCTCAATTGATGGAATTGCACTGCAGTTAAGAGTATGGCAGGTGATTTAGGTCACaagttttaaatattgttaCATACATGAGGAAGTTCCCAAAACAAAGTTGCTACAACCAACCAATATAAAACAAAGGTTATATATAACACACCTCAATAGGagaaatttctgttttttttcgAGCATTATATGCCATGCGTAGAAAATCCATGTTGCTTACACCTGGTATCTCAACTGGAGATTGGAAACTCATAAAGAGGCCAGCATGAGATCTTTCCTCTGGATCCATCTCAAGCAAATTCTCGCCTTTAAAGACAATATCACCCTTAGTTACCTCATAATCTGGGTGACCAACAAGAacctgtaaaaaataaaatcccacgaagggaaaacaaaaaaagacaaaacaatTTGAGCAAAGAAATGGAGCAAGGTTACCTTCTCAACCTACTTCCAGAACTAAAACAAACCTCTAATCAAATAATTGGTGCAAATCAACATCCTTGTCTTTCACATGAGTATTCATCTTGTGTCCTTTCAGAAAAATTGTTACAGCACATCATGTATGAATCACAtgcattaattttatattttaattgtaaTATTATGCTCATCAAAGTGCAAACGACACCAGCATTCACATGTTTGCACAACCAGTTTAGCTTCAGCAAAATAGAAAACCTTAAAAAAACTTTAGAGAGTTTAAAGTCTATATGAAACTAATCAACTGAGTTATGTGAGAGCTCCACCATTAAATACTTTCATTGAAGTTAACCTCCGAAATAAATTTCGAGGCATGGATAAGATTATGACTCAAAATCCATCGCCAGTGATCAATAATTTCATGTGTGAAATCTTGAAGTACAGTATGCGTGTCTTCCTTCTGTTTAACCTTAATGTGGGAATGGATAAGAAATTGTTGCAGAAACAAGACACAGTCCATGGCAATGGGTTACAAAGCCAATTAAATA from Dioscorea cayenensis subsp. rotundata cultivar TDr96_F1 chromosome 7, TDr96_F1_v2_PseudoChromosome.rev07_lg8_w22 25.fasta, whole genome shotgun sequence carries:
- the LOC120264951 gene encoding ABC transporter I family member 6, chloroplastic, translated to MALAFSSPAPRFAVSPSIPHTSPSNSFLITVPTPHRLRRCLRRGVKAAVAVDSPSAEGGGLPVESPNVLLEVNDLRAVIKDTDKEILKGVNLTINEGEIHTIMGRNGSGKSTFAKVLVGHPDYEVTKGDIVFKGENLLEMDPEERSHAGLFMSFQSPVEIPGVSNMDFLRMAYNARKKTEISPIEFFHFLLPKLEAVKMDPRFLDRNVNEGFSGGEKKRNEILQLAVLEADLAILDEIDSGLDVDALQDVAKALLGLMTPKNSILMITHYPTLLDLINKPGFVHIMQDGVIKRTGDRSLAKLVEKGGYAEISNA